From one Equus caballus isolate H_3958 breed thoroughbred chromosome 29, TB-T2T, whole genome shotgun sequence genomic stretch:
- the LOC100070616 gene encoding aldo-keto reductase family 1 member C23-like protein, with protein MDAKGWCEKLNDGHVIPVLGFGTYAPEEVPKSETLEATKLAIDAGFRHIDSAHLYNNEKEVGQAIRSKIEDGTVKREDIFYTSKLWTTFLRPELVRKALENSLKNLQLDYVDLYIIHSPIAMKPGEELFPEDEHGKLIFDTVDLCATWEAMEKCKDAGLAKSIGVSNFNRRQLEMILNKPGLKYKPVCNQVECHPYLNQRKLLDFCKSKDIVLVAYSALGSQRPKIWVDQSSPVLLEDPVLCAMAKKYQRTPALIALRYQLQRGVVVLAKSYNEKRIKENVQIFEFHLTSEDMKILDGLNRNFRYFQLKIAADHPEYPFADEY; from the exons ATGGATGCCAAAGGTTGGTGTGAGAAACTAAATGACGGCCACGTCATTCCTGTACTGGGATTTGGCACCTATGCACCTGAAGAG GTTCCTAAGAGCGAAACTCTGGAGGCCACTAAACTAGCTATAGATGCTGGGTTCCGCCATATTGATTCTGCTCATTTGTACAATAATGAAAAGGAGGTTGGACAGGCCATCCGAAGCAAAATTGAAGATGGCACTGTGAAGAGAGAAGACATATTCTACACTTCAAAG CTTTGGACCACTTTCCTTCGACCAGAGTTGGTCCGAAAAGCATTGGAAAACTCTCTGAAAAATCTTCAGCTGGACTATGTTGACCTATATATCATTCATAGTCCAATAGCTATGAAG ccaggggaagaacttTTTCCAGAAGATGAACATGGAAAATTAATATTTGACACAGTGGATCTCTGTGCCACGTGGGAG GCCATGGAGAAGTGTAAGGATGCAGGATTGGCCAAGTCCATCGGCGTATCCAACTTTAACCGTAGGCAGCTGGAGATGATCCTGAACAAGCCTGGGCTCAAATACAAGCCTGTCTGCAACCAG GTGGAATGTCATCCTTATCTCAACCAGAGGAAACTGTTGGATTTCTGCAAGTCAAAAGATATTGTCCTAGTTGCCTATAGTGCTTTGGGAAGCCAACGTCCAAAAATATG GGTGGACCAGAGCTCCCCAGTCCTCTTGGAGGATCCAGTCCTTTGTGCCATGGCAAAAAAGTACCAGCGAACTCCAGCACTGATTGCCCTTCGCTACCAGCTACAGCGTGGGGTGGTGGTCCTGGCCAAGAGTTACAATGAGAAGCGGATCAAAGAGAATGTGCAG ATTTTTGAATTCCATTTGACTTCAGAGGACATGAAAATCCTAGATGGCCTAAACCGAAATTTTcgatattttcaattaaaaat TGCTGCTGACCACCCTGAGTATCCGTTTGCTGATGAATACTAA